One window of Alkaliphilus metalliredigens QYMF genomic DNA carries:
- a CDS encoding sigma 54-interacting transcriptional regulator, whose protein sequence is MDLRKIVSSVQNVSEAIASVINVDVTIVDHHLNRIAGTGCYKEQVGEKVDENSAFGFVLRQGESLIIENPRQHDICLQCENVGNCMEYAEVCCPIKVKDQIVGVIGLIAFEEEQKTAMIGNQKNLMEFLNKMADLISSKVIEQESTDQIKFLVKELETVLDSVDRGIIAVDGTGKIIHYNKRAIGLFKLSENEVCDRNIKDLLEEFDVNLLFKKSRQVKNRAFVYRGKGDGFRGVFDANPIRIGSENFGIVFTFSNISDVLGIINDMTTGTMIMKFDDIIGESQLFNEVKIQGEKAAQSSSTVLIQGESGTGKELFARAIHFHSQRCKKPFIPINCAAIPEQLLESELFGYEEGAFTGAKRGGKSGKFELANGGTIFLDEIGDMPLHLQTKLLRVLQEQVIEKVGGKDFIPIDARIIAATNKDLENRVLEGEFRQDLFYRINVIPLHIPPLRQRGEDLMILVSYLLNKCNEKLGKYIQEVHPGVFDVFMSYQWPGNVRELENTIEYAVNMCSGSIIMERDLPKRLSRRQTESKDESFRGITSIQELERKEMIKAIAYFGNTKQAITMAATALGIGRATLYRKLKIYGIKTVSK, encoded by the coding sequence ATGGATTTAAGGAAGATTGTTTCAAGTGTGCAAAATGTCTCGGAAGCGATTGCCAGTGTGATTAATGTAGATGTGACAATTGTAGACCATCACCTAAATCGAATTGCTGGTACGGGGTGCTATAAAGAACAGGTAGGAGAAAAGGTTGATGAGAACTCCGCATTTGGATTTGTTCTTAGGCAAGGAGAGAGTCTGATCATTGAAAACCCAAGACAACATGACATTTGCTTGCAATGTGAAAATGTTGGAAACTGTATGGAATATGCGGAGGTTTGCTGTCCAATTAAGGTGAAGGATCAAATTGTTGGGGTAATCGGACTTATTGCCTTTGAAGAAGAACAAAAAACCGCTATGATTGGGAATCAAAAAAACCTAATGGAATTTTTAAACAAGATGGCAGATTTGATTTCTTCCAAGGTGATTGAGCAGGAAAGTACCGATCAAATCAAATTTTTAGTGAAGGAACTAGAAACTGTACTGGATTCCGTTGACCGAGGCATTATTGCTGTTGATGGGACTGGAAAGATCATTCACTATAATAAAAGGGCCATAGGACTTTTTAAACTTAGTGAAAATGAAGTATGTGATCGGAACATTAAAGACTTGTTAGAAGAATTTGACGTGAATCTACTGTTTAAAAAGAGCCGTCAGGTTAAAAATAGAGCCTTTGTCTATCGAGGCAAGGGGGACGGATTTAGAGGGGTTTTTGATGCCAACCCCATTCGTATAGGTAGTGAGAACTTTGGAATTGTATTTACATTCAGCAATATTTCAGACGTATTGGGGATTATCAATGATATGACCACGGGAACAATGATTATGAAGTTTGATGATATCATTGGAGAGAGTCAGCTATTTAATGAGGTCAAGATCCAGGGGGAAAAGGCTGCTCAATCTTCCTCCACTGTCTTGATTCAAGGAGAGAGTGGCACTGGTAAAGAGCTCTTTGCCAGAGCCATCCACTTTCATAGTCAGCGCTGCAAGAAACCCTTTATTCCCATCAATTGTGCAGCGATTCCAGAGCAACTGCTAGAAAGTGAGCTCTTTGGATATGAGGAAGGAGCCTTTACAGGGGCTAAAAGAGGAGGGAAATCAGGGAAGTTTGAACTGGCCAATGGCGGAACCATCTTTCTTGATGAGATTGGAGATATGCCACTGCATCTTCAAACCAAACTTTTGCGGGTTTTGCAGGAGCAAGTGATTGAAAAGGTGGGGGGAAAGGATTTTATCCCTATTGATGCAAGAATTATTGCGGCCACCAATAAGGATTTGGAAAATAGGGTGTTGGAGGGGGAATTCCGGCAGGATCTCTTTTATCGAATTAATGTGATTCCCCTACACATTCCTCCCTTGAGACAAAGGGGAGAGGATCTAATGATTTTAGTAAGCTACTTACTGAACAAGTGCAATGAGAAGCTGGGCAAGTATATTCAAGAGGTTCACCCTGGGGTATTTGATGTTTTTATGAGTTATCAATGGCCAGGAAATGTGAGAGAGTTAGAAAATACCATCGAATATGCAGTCAATATGTGTTCAGGAAGTATCATTATGGAGAGGGATTTACCAAAACGCTTGTCTCGTAGACAAACAGAGTCAAAGGATGAGAGCTTCCGAGGCATTACTTCAATTCAAGAATTAGAAAGGAAGGAAATGATAAAGGCCATTGCATATTTTGGAAATACAAAGCAGGCGATTACCATGGCGGCGACGGCCCTGGGGATTGGGAGAGCCACTTTATATCGAAAATTGAAGATATATGGAATTAAAACGGTATCAAAATGA
- a CDS encoding ABC transporter ATP-binding protein codes for MITVKNLYHSYTKDEHYAVKDVSFEVNQGEIFGFLGPSGAGKSTTQNILIGLLSLQRGTVLIDGQNIGNKSKTLFNHIGVSFERPNIYKKLSGVENLQFHSEMYDVPTEDPMGLLKRVGLEDAAHQKAGGYSKGMLQRLVFARSMINQPKIWFLDEPTSGLDPNTASTIKGIIKEKKEQGTTIFLTTHNMHIAEEICDRVAFITNGEISAIDSPRNLKLIYGERFVKVEYLKEEILKKRSYSLTDEKERQQLKEIIASQHIETMHTQEATLEEIFIKITGKELK; via the coding sequence ATGATTACAGTAAAAAATTTATATCATTCCTATACAAAGGATGAACACTATGCGGTAAAAGATGTTAGTTTTGAAGTGAATCAAGGGGAGATATTTGGATTCTTAGGCCCCAGTGGCGCAGGGAAATCAACAACACAAAATATATTAATTGGTCTATTATCACTTCAAAGGGGAACCGTTTTAATAGATGGGCAAAACATAGGAAATAAAAGCAAAACCCTATTTAATCATATAGGGGTATCCTTTGAACGACCCAATATCTATAAAAAGCTTTCTGGAGTAGAAAATTTACAATTCCATAGTGAGATGTATGATGTACCCACAGAGGATCCAATGGGGCTCTTGAAACGAGTAGGGCTTGAGGACGCAGCTCATCAAAAAGCAGGGGGATATTCCAAGGGAATGCTTCAACGATTGGTATTTGCAAGATCTATGATAAACCAACCTAAAATTTGGTTTTTAGATGAACCCACTTCAGGATTAGATCCCAATACAGCAAGTACCATCAAAGGAATCATTAAGGAAAAAAAAGAGCAGGGAACAACTATTTTTTTAACTACTCACAATATGCATATTGCTGAAGAAATCTGTGATCGGGTAGCCTTTATTACCAATGGAGAGATAAGCGCCATAGATTCACCAAGAAATTTAAAGCTAATTTATGGGGAACGCTTTGTAAAGGTGGAATATCTCAAGGAGGAAATACTGAAAAAAAGAAGTTATTCTTTGACCGATGAGAAAGAAAGACAACAGCTCAAGGAAATCATTGCATCACAACACATTGAAACAATGCATACCCAGGAAGCAACCCTAGAAGAAATATTTATAAAAATTACTGGGAAGGAGCTGAAATAA
- a CDS encoding NAD(P)H-dependent flavin oxidoreductase — translation MKLPSLRLGELVATVPIIQGAMGVGVSLSKLASAVANEGGIGVISGVQIGFEEPDFEKNNDEANVRALRKHIQKARDLSPDGVLGVNLLVAISNYKDMVRAAVEEKIDLIVSGAGLPTDLPDMIKGTKTKIAPIVSSGKAAALISKLWDRKFGYAPDLVIVEGPEAGGHLGFSEEQLRTKPEPELAQIMVEVIQALKPYEEKHNKSIPVVAAGGIFDGEDIAKYLKLGAAGVQMSTRFVATEECDAHINFKNAYLQSKQGDVQLVKSPVGMPGRAIANQLTKRLETGNIPVKKCYDCLKPCDPKNTPYCISTALINSVTGDVDNGLIFSGSNAYRIDEITTVKELMATLVNQAELALG, via the coding sequence ATGAAATTACCTTCTCTAAGATTAGGAGAACTCGTTGCAACTGTCCCAATTATCCAAGGAGCTATGGGTGTGGGGGTTTCTTTATCAAAACTGGCCTCAGCTGTGGCTAATGAAGGGGGCATAGGTGTTATATCAGGGGTTCAAATTGGATTTGAAGAGCCAGACTTTGAAAAAAACAATGATGAAGCCAATGTCAGAGCCCTTAGAAAGCACATTCAAAAAGCGAGAGATTTAAGCCCAGATGGTGTGTTAGGTGTTAACTTATTAGTCGCAATTAGCAACTATAAAGATATGGTAAGAGCCGCAGTGGAAGAAAAGATTGATTTAATCGTTTCAGGGGCTGGATTACCTACAGATTTGCCAGATATGATTAAGGGAACAAAAACAAAGATTGCTCCCATCGTTTCTTCCGGTAAAGCAGCAGCCTTAATTAGCAAGCTATGGGATCGGAAATTTGGGTATGCACCAGATTTAGTGATTGTGGAAGGTCCTGAAGCTGGAGGACATTTAGGGTTTTCAGAAGAGCAATTAAGGACTAAACCAGAACCAGAATTAGCACAAATTATGGTTGAGGTCATCCAAGCATTGAAGCCCTATGAGGAAAAGCATAACAAATCAATTCCCGTTGTGGCAGCAGGTGGCATTTTCGATGGTGAAGATATCGCTAAATACTTAAAATTAGGTGCTGCTGGAGTACAGATGTCTACTCGCTTTGTGGCTACAGAGGAATGTGATGCACATATTAACTTCAAAAATGCCTATCTGCAATCAAAGCAAGGGGATGTACAACTAGTGAAAAGCCCTGTAGGTATGCCGGGCAGAGCGATTGCGAATCAGCTAACCAAGAGGCTGGAGACGGGAAACATTCCAGTAAAAAAATGCTATGATTGCTTAAAGCCCTGTGATCCTAAAAACACACCTTATTGTATTTCCACTGCATTAATTAATTCAGTGACCGGTGATGTGGATAATGGATTAATCTTTTCTGGTAGCAATGCCTACCGCATCGATGAAATCACCACCGTTAAGGAGCTTATGGCGACCTTAGTGAATCAAGCAGAATTAGCCCTAGGCTAA
- a CDS encoding ribonuclease H-like YkuK family protein, with amino-acid sequence MKSITYGELTFNEVCEKIKIYTGRDLKGQYVISVGTDSQNIGGITKVVSVIAIVKKTKGGIFFYDIKKVKRINNIRQKIFKETQCSIELASQVMEYINKNEIEASLEVHVDIGDQGETKHLIKEIVGWVMGMGFKCCMKPDSYTSTGIADKISKKGSKVC; translated from the coding sequence ATGAAAAGTATTACTTATGGTGAATTAACCTTTAATGAAGTGTGTGAAAAAATTAAAATATATACGGGAAGAGATCTAAAGGGGCAGTATGTCATTTCCGTAGGAACCGATTCTCAGAACATTGGTGGCATTACCAAGGTGGTCTCTGTGATTGCCATCGTGAAAAAGACAAAGGGCGGGATTTTCTTTTATGATATTAAAAAGGTAAAGCGAATTAATAATATAAGACAGAAGATTTTTAAAGAAACCCAATGTAGTATCGAGCTGGCCTCCCAGGTAATGGAATATATTAATAAAAATGAGATCGAAGCTTCTCTAGAGGTGCATGTAGACATTGGTGACCAGGGAGAAACAAAGCATTTAATCAAAGAAATTGTTGGTTGGGTTATGGGAATGGGCTTCAAATGCTGCATGAAACCAGATTCCTATACCTCAACAGGAATTGCAGATAAGATTTCTAAAAAAGGCAGCAAAGTATGTTAA
- a CDS encoding FAD-dependent oxidoreductase, whose protein sequence is MNENNEKFNCLANHDPIPRPYWLTSTDQKNHPPLEKDITVDVAIVGGGMVGITSAWLLKQAGLSVAIVEADHILQGTTGHTTAKITSQHGLIYDKITNKMGNELASQYAQANESAIHFIADLIKEKEISCDFSWQPAYVYTQSPVYVQKLIDETKAASSLGLMASYVESLPLPFDIQGAMKFEDQAQFHPRKYLLSLAKDIVGDNSYIFEQTRAVDIQEGSLCQVITHNNNKKVTASHVIIASHYPFYDKPGLYFARIYQERSYILGAKIKGDFPKGMFINAEQPTRSLRTQPMEDGELVLIGGENHKSGHGQSTLKHYEALCQFAHKHFDVEDILFRWSTQDCVTMDNIPYIGHLTADRPNVYVATGFGKWGMTNSTVSAIMLRDLIVKGENPWTSVYYPSRIRPQASATEFIVQNVDVATRFISGKLIPNSKDMNLQPGQGKVLQIKGQRVGAYCDENGEIHVVDTTCTHLGCELTWNDAEKSWDCPCHGSRFSYTGDIIEGPALKPLQKLQ, encoded by the coding sequence ATGAATGAAAACAACGAAAAATTCAATTGTCTAGCAAATCACGACCCGATCCCTCGCCCCTACTGGCTTACTTCTACTGATCAAAAAAATCACCCTCCTTTAGAAAAAGACATCACCGTGGATGTCGCTATTGTGGGGGGAGGGATGGTTGGCATTACTTCAGCATGGTTGTTAAAACAAGCAGGTCTATCGGTGGCTATAGTAGAGGCTGATCATATTCTTCAAGGAACAACCGGCCATACCACAGCTAAAATCACCTCTCAGCACGGATTAATTTATGACAAAATAACCAACAAAATGGGTAATGAGCTGGCCAGTCAGTATGCTCAAGCCAATGAGTCTGCCATCCATTTTATTGCTGACCTCATAAAAGAAAAAGAAATTTCCTGTGATTTTTCATGGCAACCTGCTTATGTTTATACACAGTCCCCTGTTTATGTCCAAAAACTAATTGACGAAACAAAGGCCGCCTCTAGCTTAGGGCTCATGGCTTCCTATGTAGAGTCTCTTCCCCTCCCCTTTGACATCCAAGGAGCTATGAAGTTTGAGGATCAAGCTCAATTCCACCCACGAAAGTATCTGCTTTCCTTAGCTAAAGACATTGTGGGAGATAATAGCTATATTTTTGAGCAAACCCGTGCAGTGGATATTCAGGAAGGATCTCTTTGTCAAGTCATCACTCATAATAATAATAAGAAGGTAACGGCTTCACATGTGATCATTGCTTCTCATTATCCTTTTTATGATAAACCAGGATTATACTTTGCCAGAATCTATCAAGAAAGATCCTATATCCTAGGTGCAAAAATAAAAGGAGACTTTCCAAAGGGTATGTTCATTAATGCAGAGCAACCGACCCGTTCCCTTCGAACCCAACCCATGGAAGATGGTGAGCTGGTTCTTATAGGCGGTGAAAATCATAAAAGTGGGCATGGACAAAGTACCCTCAAACACTATGAAGCCCTCTGTCAATTTGCCCACAAGCACTTTGACGTAGAAGATATTCTATTTAGATGGTCTACCCAGGACTGTGTCACAATGGACAACATCCCTTATATAGGTCACCTCACCGCAGATCGTCCTAATGTTTATGTGGCCACAGGCTTTGGCAAATGGGGCATGACCAACAGTACAGTCTCTGCCATCATGCTACGAGACTTAATTGTGAAAGGGGAAAACCCTTGGACCTCTGTGTATTACCCTTCTCGAATCAGACCTCAGGCTTCCGCCACTGAGTTTATTGTGCAAAATGTAGATGTTGCTACCCGATTCATCTCTGGAAAATTGATACCAAATTCTAAGGATATGAATCTTCAACCTGGCCAAGGCAAAGTCTTACAGATTAAAGGACAAAGAGTGGGTGCCTATTGTGATGAAAATGGAGAAATCCATGTAGTTGATACCACCTGCACTCACCTAGGCTGCGAACTCACCTGGAATGATGCCGAAAAGTCCTGGGATTGTCCCTGCCATGGTTCCCGTTTTTCTTATACAGGGGACATTATAGAGGGTCCCGCTTTAAAGCCATTGCAAAAACTACAGTAA
- a CDS encoding TetR/AcrR family transcriptional regulator yields the protein MPKQTFFNLPDEKRERIIGVAIEEFSKNSFDNASISKVAERANIAKGSLYQYFEDKKDLYKFMIDIATQKKMHYLKDCLEEMDELRFFELIKKLYVRGILFAKENPQLVGIANHFLKENDVKFKEEILGMGLEKSNQFLEQLIEERKQRGEINPEIDTKFGAHMISTLNTSIVDYLLNDIRYEEMIQDERRLLEMVDKMLFIIEKGFTV from the coding sequence ATGCCAAAGCAAACATTTTTTAATTTGCCCGATGAAAAAAGAGAGCGGATCATAGGAGTTGCCATAGAAGAATTTTCAAAAAATAGCTTTGATAATGCCAGTATTTCTAAGGTAGCTGAACGAGCTAATATTGCCAAGGGTAGCTTGTATCAATATTTTGAGGATAAAAAGGATTTATATAAATTTATGATTGATATCGCAACACAGAAAAAAATGCACTATCTAAAGGATTGTCTAGAAGAGATGGATGAGTTACGTTTTTTTGAATTAATCAAAAAACTTTATGTAAGGGGAATACTTTTTGCAAAGGAGAATCCCCAGCTAGTGGGAATTGCTAATCATTTTTTAAAAGAGAATGATGTCAAGTTTAAGGAAGAAATTTTAGGAATGGGCCTTGAAAAAAGCAATCAATTTCTGGAACAGTTAATCGAGGAAAGAAAACAAAGAGGAGAGATCAATCCTGAAATTGACACGAAATTTGGTGCTCATATGATTTCTACGTTAAACACATCCATAGTAGACTATTTACTCAATGACATAAGATATGAGGAAATGATACAGGATGAGAGAAGGCTGTTAGAGATGGTGGATAAGATGTTATTTATTATTGAAAAGGGATTTACTGTATAA
- a CDS encoding ABC transporter permease — MKRILSIFKRDMKSSSREFLLFYLMIAPILIAIGLRFFIPSVNMISYQFALDNQIEQGVVETFKEYGSVALLEGREAIEDRVGRVDEVIGVTQDQQGHFIIVLEGNEGEGAQSIAQQIIHRASGDSGAYEVQFSDIGSGKSAFTIYGATSVILIAIMLSGMVIGLNIIEEKEAGTIAALSTTPMKNLEFIIGKSFIGMILPIIETFIILWILNVTEVNFAMITLMVIVSSFVSIILGFLIGVLSNNQIAGIANMKFLFLIASASFLGVVLLPIKQQVFLYWSPVYWTVLGLSNVITHSASWGELGQFSAWIIGLTLIIFGIFRKKIKRGLA, encoded by the coding sequence ATGAAGAGAATCCTATCCATTTTCAAAAGAGATATGAAAAGTAGCTCTAGAGAATTTTTATTATTCTATTTGATGATTGCCCCGATCCTGATTGCCATTGGATTGAGGTTCTTTATTCCCAGTGTCAATATGATCTCCTATCAATTTGCACTAGATAATCAAATAGAACAAGGGGTGGTTGAGACATTTAAGGAATATGGAAGTGTAGCCCTTTTAGAGGGTAGAGAAGCCATAGAGGATCGGGTTGGAAGAGTAGATGAAGTGATTGGTGTCACCCAAGATCAGCAGGGGCATTTTATCATTGTTTTGGAAGGAAACGAAGGAGAAGGTGCACAATCTATTGCGCAACAAATTATTCATAGGGCCAGTGGAGACAGTGGAGCCTATGAAGTTCAGTTTAGTGATATAGGCAGTGGAAAGTCAGCATTCACAATCTATGGCGCAACCAGTGTGATTCTGATCGCCATCATGCTATCGGGAATGGTGATCGGTCTTAATATAATAGAAGAAAAAGAAGCGGGAACAATTGCTGCCCTCAGTACTACACCAATGAAGAATCTAGAGTTTATCATAGGGAAAAGTTTCATCGGTATGATCTTACCTATTATCGAGACATTTATCATACTGTGGATTTTAAATGTGACAGAAGTTAATTTTGCCATGATAACTTTAATGGTAATCGTCAGTTCTTTTGTTTCAATTATTTTGGGTTTTTTAATTGGTGTGTTAAGTAATAATCAAATTGCTGGAATCGCCAATATGAAGTTTTTATTCTTAATTGCATCAGCCTCCTTTTTAGGGGTGGTCTTGCTACCAATTAAACAACAGGTCTTTTTATATTGGTCCCCTGTTTATTGGACTGTTTTGGGATTGAGTAATGTGATTACCCATTCAGCCAGTTGGGGTGAGTTGGGTCAGTTTTCAGCATGGATTATTGGACTGACACTCATTATATTTGGCATATTTAGAAAAAAAATAAAGAGGGGATTAGCATAG
- a CDS encoding L-cysteine desulfidase family protein: protein MQLKRLILETLKAEVVPAIGCTEPIAVALACAKAREIAGVSIDEVDHVDVIVSPNVYKNGLAVGVPHTEHIGLAIAAALGLTGGKCHQGLQVLEGMKKTEQDIAVSLMDQGLISLDIKDTNEKVYIEVILSIQGWKAKVIIKERHNQFVYLEKQGHVLLDSKTVPGVIASHQNPLYHMEIKEIIAIIEQIPHEELAFMMDGVEMNKKMAMTGLQPGVGMGVGYTYYDNMKKGILSDDIMNQAMMLTAAASDARMSGSILPVMSSNGSGNNGITAILPIVAYGMKFQVEDEKMAKALAISHLMNSYIKHYIGRLSALCGCGVAAGTGASVAIAWLMGAKEQQIDGVIKNMLANVSGMICDGAKVGCALKLATSAQVAIQSALLAMDHHIVPTGNGIVAETAEGTIENLRILSEEGMQLTDHAILSVMMKFQRARESHIKDDVLTHEKYVV from the coding sequence ATGCAATTGAAGCGATTAATCCTAGAGACACTGAAAGCAGAAGTCGTACCGGCTATCGGATGCACAGAGCCTATTGCTGTAGCATTAGCCTGTGCAAAGGCCAGGGAAATAGCAGGGGTGTCAATTGATGAAGTAGATCATGTAGATGTAATTGTAAGTCCTAATGTATATAAAAATGGATTGGCTGTAGGGGTACCCCATACAGAACACATAGGCCTAGCCATCGCCGCCGCCCTAGGGTTAACGGGAGGAAAGTGTCATCAGGGGCTTCAAGTTTTAGAGGGAATGAAAAAAACGGAACAGGATATTGCAGTAAGCCTAATGGATCAAGGGCTAATCTCCTTAGATATCAAGGATACAAATGAAAAAGTTTATATCGAAGTCATCCTTTCTATACAAGGATGGAAGGCTAAGGTCATCATCAAAGAAAGGCATAATCAATTTGTCTACCTAGAAAAACAGGGACACGTATTATTAGACAGTAAAACTGTGCCTGGGGTGATTGCAAGTCATCAAAATCCATTGTATCACATGGAAATTAAAGAAATTATTGCCATCATAGAACAAATCCCCCATGAGGAACTTGCCTTTATGATGGATGGAGTAGAAATGAACAAGAAAATGGCAATGACTGGATTACAGCCAGGAGTAGGGATGGGAGTGGGCTACACCTATTATGATAATATGAAAAAGGGTATTTTATCTGATGATATTATGAACCAGGCTATGATGCTGACTGCTGCTGCCTCGGATGCTAGGATGTCGGGCTCCATATTGCCCGTGATGAGCAGTAATGGAAGTGGCAATAACGGGATCACAGCTATTTTACCGATCGTTGCCTATGGGATGAAATTTCAAGTAGAAGATGAAAAAATGGCTAAGGCTCTAGCCATAAGCCATTTGATGAATAGCTATATTAAGCACTACATAGGCAGGTTATCTGCTCTGTGTGGCTGTGGAGTTGCGGCTGGAACAGGTGCATCGGTCGCTATTGCTTGGTTAATGGGTGCAAAGGAACAGCAGATTGATGGCGTGATAAAAAACATGCTGGCCAATGTCAGTGGCATGATCTGTGACGGTGCTAAAGTTGGATGTGCTTTAAAGCTAGCCACGTCTGCACAGGTAGCCATTCAATCAGCTCTTTTAGCTATGGACCATCACATCGTGCCCACGGGAAATGGAATTGTTGCAGAAACAGCTGAAGGAACCATTGAAAATCTAAGGATATTGTCTGAAGAAGGAATGCAGCTCACTGACCATGCCATATTAAGTGTTATGATGAAATTTCAAAGGGCCCGAGAGTCTCATATAAAGGATGACGTCCTAACCCATGAGAAGTATGTGGTATAA
- a CDS encoding ABC transporter permease has translation MKRLAGLLKKDFKIAYRNFFFLIVMVVAVLLIGVVQFLIPESVNTSTNIIYSLEDESIEEFQPLLTYLDAQPQNSTVASRDEIVALMKENQNTVGLRLYEMEGNPAFELIMQGYENPQSQRALALTIEAILDGETINDRGIETVILRDQRSLGEIPFNKQMVPLILLNEPVMLGFIFLAALIFMEKEEGTIKAYMISPGGVGLYLFSKLVLMVVLGLLSTILITLLTVGINVNWPMLVSVVAAGTLFSSTIAMLLASFFDNISKAMIWILGISLLLTAPMISYFTPSFSPRLITMIPIYNLMFAIREAIFPVGNNAVVYESLLVLTGLSGILYGLALMSYKRNLLRD, from the coding sequence ATGAAGAGATTGGCAGGGCTCCTTAAAAAAGATTTTAAGATCGCCTATCGAAATTTTTTCTTTCTTATTGTCATGGTGGTGGCCGTGCTCCTAATTGGCGTTGTTCAGTTTCTGATACCGGAAAGCGTAAATACCAGTACGAATATCATCTATTCATTGGAAGATGAAAGCATTGAGGAATTTCAACCACTGTTAACCTATTTAGATGCACAGCCACAAAATAGTACAGTGGCTTCTCGAGATGAAATTGTCGCTTTAATGAAAGAAAATCAAAACACAGTGGGCTTACGACTCTATGAAATGGAGGGGAACCCTGCCTTTGAGTTGATCATGCAGGGTTATGAAAATCCACAAAGCCAAAGAGCCCTTGCATTAACAATTGAGGCCATTTTAGATGGAGAGACAATCAATGATCGTGGAATTGAAACAGTGATACTGAGGGATCAAAGAAGCTTAGGGGAGATACCATTTAATAAACAAATGGTGCCCTTGATTCTGTTGAATGAACCAGTTATGTTAGGGTTTATCTTTTTAGCCGCCCTCATCTTTATGGAGAAGGAAGAGGGAACCATTAAAGCCTATATGATCTCTCCAGGTGGCGTCGGGTTGTACCTATTTAGTAAGTTAGTATTAATGGTGGTGTTAGGACTACTTTCCACTATTTTAATTACCCTACTAACGGTGGGTATAAATGTGAATTGGCCTATGCTTGTAAGTGTTGTGGCAGCGGGAACTTTGTTTAGTTCCACCATTGCCATGCTACTGGCCAGCTTTTTTGACAATATTTCAAAGGCAATGATTTGGATCTTAGGGATTAGCTTACTGTTAACAGCCCCAATGATCTCTTACTTTACCCCAAGTTTTTCACCGCGATTAATCACCATGATACCCATATATAATTTGATGTTTGCCATTCGAGAGGCCATATTCCCAGTAGGAAACAATGCTGTTGTTTATGAGAGTCTACTGGTACTAACAGGGTTGAGTGGTATTCTATATGGTTTAGCATTGATGTCATACAAGAGAAATCTATTAAGGGACTAA